GGAGGCCCACGCCGCGACTTTGGCGCCGCTTTCCGGATTTTCTTGCCCGCGATGCGTCCGTGACTGAGCAGCTCGAAGGTGAGCGCTCCGGCGAACGGCGCGGCTTCGACAAGCCTGACTTCCACCTGATTCCCAAGTTGGTAAGTCTCGCCCGATTTGTCACCTATCAGGGCATGCGACCCTTCGTCGTAGCGATAGTAATCGAGGCCGATCGTGGAGGCTGGAACGAACCCGTCGGCACCCGTGTCCTGCAGGCGGACAAACATGCCGGATTTCACCACACCGGCGATACGTCCCTGAAAAGTCGCCCCGACCTGATCGCTCATCCAGAGCGCGATCAGGCGATCGATCGTGTCCCGTTCTGCGAGCATGGCCCGCCGCTCGGCACCGGAAATCTCCGCGCCGATTGCCTCAAGCTTGCTTTCAATGCCGTCCGGCAGGCCGTCCTTGCCCAGACCCAGCGCCGAGATCAGCCCCCTGTGCACGATCAGATCGGCATAGCGGCGGATCGGCGATGTGAAATGCGCGTAGCGGCGCAGATTGAGGCCGAAATGGCCGATATTCTGCGGTGTATATTCGGCCTGGGCCTGACTGCGCAGAACGACTTCATTGACGAGATTGGCCTGCGGCGTGTCCTTCACCTTTGCCAGAATGCCGTTGAACACGGAGGGACGCAGCCCGCCGGAGGACGGCAGCTTCATGTTCAGGGTCGACAGAAACTCCTTGAGGCTTTCCAGTTTTTCCGGTGTCGAGGCGTCGTGAACGCGATAGAGCAAGGGGCTCTTTTTCTTCTCGAGCGTTTCCGCCGCAGCCACATTGGCCTGGATCATGAATTCTTCGATCAGCTTGTGCGCATCAAGACGCTCCGGAACATAGACATGGTCGACGGTTCCGTCGTCTTTCAGCTTGATCTTGCGCTCCGGCAGATCGAGTTCCAGCGGTTCGCGCGCCTCGCGGCCCTTTTTGAGCACCGCATAGGCAGCCCAAAGAGGTTTCAGCACGCCATCCAGCAGAGTTTCTGTCTTGTCGTCCACAATCCCGTCAATGGCCTTCTGGGCCTGCTGATAGGAGAGCTTTGCTGCAGAACGCATCAGGACACGGTGAAAGCTGTGACCGGTCTTGCGCCCTGCCTTGTCGAAAATCATGCGCACGCCAAGGGCAGGTTTGTCTTCCTTTTCGCGCAGAGAACACAGCTGGTTGGAAATGCGCTCGGGCAGCATCGGGATGACACGGTCCGGAAAATAGACCGAGTTGCCCCTGATATTGGCTTCCCGGTCCATGGCAGAGCCCGGCGTGACATAATGCGCGACGTCGGCGATCGCGACATGGATCACGTGACCGCCGCTGTTTTCAGGGTCGTCGTCAGGTTCCGCAAAAACCGCGTCGTCGTGATCCTTGGCATCAGGCGGATCGATCGTGATCAGCGGCACCTGCCGCCAGTCCTCCCGCTTGCCGAGCGTTTCGACCGGCCTGGACGACTCGGCCTGGGCTTCGACGGCTGAGGGAAAAACGTGCGGAATACCGTGTGACTGCAGCGCGATTTCCGAAATCGCCTTCTCCGAGTTCATCGATCCGAAGCGCTCGACAATCGAGGCGCGCGGCTGGCCGTAGCGGCCCGAGCGGGTCACCTGTACGCTGACAAGATCACCGTCGTCCGCTTCCTTCAGGTCCGCGGGGTCGACGTCGAGTTCACGCTGCTTGCGGTCAATCGGTTCCAGATAAGGGGGGCGCTCGCCGTCGCGCTTGCGGAAGATCCCCAGGGTGGCGCCCTGTTTCTTTTCAAGCACCTTGATGACGCGCGCGACGTGTTCGGCTTCCGGACCGGTTTCCGCCTCCGTCAGACGGATGAGCGCACGATCGCCGACACCAGGCTGGGTGGCCTTGGTTTTGCCGCTCAGGACCAGGACGTTCGGCGGATCGCCCGCTTCTTCGTCCCAGTCGACCGGGACCCCGAGGAGGTCGCCGTCGCTATCGCGCCCGAAGAGCCGCGCGACAAAGACCGGGGGCAGATCGCCGGGGCGGATCATGCGTTTGTTCCGCTTCTCGATCAGGCCTTCTTCGGAGAGGTCCTTGAGCATTTTTTTCAGGTGGATGCGGGCGCCGCCGATGATGCCGAAATGACGTGCGATCTCGCGCTTGCCGGCGCGCCCCGGATTATCCGCAACAAAGGCGAGAATGTCCTCGCGTGAGGGCATCTCGCCGGGAACCTTCGCGTGTTTTCGTCTTGTATGCTTGCGCGTGTTGATCCGTTTCGCGTTCAAGACGCGTCATCCCACGGCACGTCTTCAGATGAAGCGTCGACCTCCGCCTTTTTCGCCGTCTTGGCGGCGGTCTTTTTTGCCGTGGACTTGGCCTTGCCGTTTGCGGAGGACGCTTTTTTGGTGGTCGATTTCTTTGCAGCCGCTTTCTTTTTGCCGCCGCCCTTGGCGGCTTTGGCCGCAATGAGTTCCAGCGCCTGCTCGAGGGTCACCGCCTTGGGATCGCTGTCCCTGGGCAGGGTCGCATTGATCTTGCCGTGCTTGACATAAGGTCCGTAGCGGCCGTCATAGACGTTGACCGGCCCGCCTTCGTCCGGATGCTCGCCGAGTTCCTTCAGCGGCGTCGCGGCCGCACCTCTGCGTCCGCCGCCCTTGGCGCGTTTTTCAGCCAATGCATCCACCGCACGGTTGATGCCGACGGAAAAGACCTCGTCCGGTGCGGAGAGGTTTGCATAGGTTCCCTCGTGCAGCACAAACGGGCCGTAGCGCCCGATCCCGGCCGTGATCATCTTGCCGTCTTCAGGGTGCAGGCCGACTTCGCGCGGCAGCGACAGCAGCTGCAATGCCTTTTCCAGATCCATGTCGGGTGCGGACCAGCCCTTGGGCAGCGAGGCGCGCTTCGGCTTTGCTTCCTCGCCAAGCTGAACATAGGGGCCGAAGCGGCCATTGCGCAGCGACACATCCTGTCCCGTGTCCGGATCCGTACCGAGCACCTTCGGGCCTTCGTCCGCGTCGCCGTCTTCGCCGTTCGGCTTACCGAGCTGACGGGTGAAACCGCATTCCGGATAGTTGGAGCAACCGATGAACGCGCCCCAGCGGCTGACCTTCAGCGACAGCTGTCCCGTGTCGCAGCTCGGGCACTTGCGCGGCTCGCTTCCGTCTTCCTTGGGCGGGAAAATGTGCGGTCCGAGCAACTCGTTGAGCGAGTCGATGACCTCGGCGACGCGCAGATCCTTGATGTCGTCGACCGAGCCGGAGAAGCTGGTCCAGAAATCGCGCAGCACGTCCAGCCAGGACAGTTCACCGGCCGAGATCTTGTCCAGCTGTTCTTCCAGGCTGGCCGTGAAATCGAATTCGATATAGCGCCGGAAGAAGCTTTCCAGAAACGCGGTGACGATCCGTCCCTTGTCCTGGGGAACAAGCTGTTTCTTTTCCAGCTCGACATAGTCCCGGTCGCGCAGGGTCTGCAACGTGGAGGCATAGGTCGACGGGCGTCCGATCCCCAGCTCTTCCATCTTCTTGACGAGGCTGGCTTCGGTATAGCGCGGCGGCGGCGTGGTGAAATGCTGGTTTGCCTCGATCGGGTCCGAGCTTCCGTCAACAGAGGTCGCAAAAAGGCGCGCGCCATTGTCGACGGCCGGAAGGCGTTTTGAGTTCTCGTCTTCCTCGTCGTCGCGTCCTTCCTGGTAGAGCGCGAGAAAGCCGTCGAACCGGACGACGGAACCGGTTGCTCTCAGGTTGGCATTCTTGCCCGAGCCTGTCGCGACGATCTCGATCGTCGTGCGTTCCAGAACGGCGGACTCCATCTGCGAGGCCATCGTGCGCTTCCAGATCAGCTCATAAAGCCGTGCCTGGTCGGGGTCGAGGAACTTGGCGACATCCTTCGGCCGCCTTGCAAGGTCAGTCGGCCGGATCGCCTCGTGCGCTTCCTGGGCGTTCTTGGCCTTGGACGAATAGGCGCGCGGTTTTTCCGGCACATACTTGTCGCCGAAATCCTGGCCGATCACGCTTCGCGCGGCCGCAATGGCTTCTCCGGCGATCTGGACACCGTCGGTTCTCATGTAGGTGATGAGACCGGAAGTTTCCCCGCCGATGGAGATGCCTTCATAAAGCTTCTGGGCCACCTGCATCGTTCTGGAGGCCGCGAACCCGAGCTTGCGCGAGGCTTCCTGTTGCAGGGTAGAGGTCGTGAACGGAGCGGCCGGATTGCGCTTCGCCGGCTTCGAGGCAACGCTGTCGACCGTGAAACTCGCGGTTTCCAGCATGGATTTGATCGTCGTCGCCTCGGCTTCGTTCTTGATGTCGTGGCGACCGATCTTGCGGCCTTCGAAGCCCGTTAC
This region of uncultured Roseibium sp. genomic DNA includes:
- the rnr gene encoding ribonuclease R, with protein sequence MPSREDILAFVADNPGRAGKREIARHFGIIGGARIHLKKMLKDLSEEGLIEKRNKRMIRPGDLPPVFVARLFGRDSDGDLLGVPVDWDEEAGDPPNVLVLSGKTKATQPGVGDRALIRLTEAETGPEAEHVARVIKVLEKKQGATLGIFRKRDGERPPYLEPIDRKQRELDVDPADLKEADDGDLVSVQVTRSGRYGQPRASIVERFGSMNSEKAISEIALQSHGIPHVFPSAVEAQAESSRPVETLGKREDWRQVPLITIDPPDAKDHDDAVFAEPDDDPENSGGHVIHVAIADVAHYVTPGSAMDREANIRGNSVYFPDRVIPMLPERISNQLCSLREKEDKPALGVRMIFDKAGRKTGHSFHRVLMRSAAKLSYQQAQKAIDGIVDDKTETLLDGVLKPLWAAYAVLKKGREAREPLELDLPERKIKLKDDGTVDHVYVPERLDAHKLIEEFMIQANVAAAETLEKKKSPLLYRVHDASTPEKLESLKEFLSTLNMKLPSSGGLRPSVFNGILAKVKDTPQANLVNEVVLRSQAQAEYTPQNIGHFGLNLRRYAHFTSPIRRYADLIVHRGLISALGLGKDGLPDGIESKLEAIGAEISGAERRAMLAERDTIDRLIALWMSDQVGATFQGRIAGVVKSGMFVRLQDTGADGFVPASTIGLDYYRYDEGSHALIGDKSGETYQLGNQVEVRLVEAAPFAGALTFELLSHGRIAGKKIRKAAPKSRRGPPKGGRAKASTKKTSRRRPR
- the topA gene encoding type I DNA topoisomerase, encoding MNVVIVESPAKAKTINKYLGTDYTVLASYGHVRDLPPKDGSVLPDENFAMSWQVDSKSQKRLSEIANAVKEADRLILATDPDREGEAISWHVLEVLQKKRVLKDKQIERVVFNAITKKAILEAMDNPRQLDGPLVDAYLARRALDYLVGFTLSPVLWRKLPGARSAGRVQSVALRLICDREMEIEIFKPQEYWSIFANMKTPAGDMFQAGVTGFEGRKIGRHDIKNEAEATTIKSMLETASFTVDSVASKPAKRNPAAPFTTSTLQQEASRKLGFAASRTMQVAQKLYEGISIGGETSGLITYMRTDGVQIAGEAIAAARSVIGQDFGDKYVPEKPRAYSSKAKNAQEAHEAIRPTDLARRPKDVAKFLDPDQARLYELIWKRTMASQMESAVLERTTIEIVATGSGKNANLRATGSVVRFDGFLALYQEGRDDEEDENSKRLPAVDNGARLFATSVDGSSDPIEANQHFTTPPPRYTEASLVKKMEELGIGRPSTYASTLQTLRDRDYVELEKKQLVPQDKGRIVTAFLESFFRRYIEFDFTASLEEQLDKISAGELSWLDVLRDFWTSFSGSVDDIKDLRVAEVIDSLNELLGPHIFPPKEDGSEPRKCPSCDTGQLSLKVSRWGAFIGCSNYPECGFTRQLGKPNGEDGDADEGPKVLGTDPDTGQDVSLRNGRFGPYVQLGEEAKPKRASLPKGWSAPDMDLEKALQLLSLPREVGLHPEDGKMITAGIGRYGPFVLHEGTYANLSAPDEVFSVGINRAVDALAEKRAKGGGRRGAAATPLKELGEHPDEGGPVNVYDGRYGPYVKHGKINATLPRDSDPKAVTLEQALELIAAKAAKGGGKKKAAAKKSTTKKASSANGKAKSTAKKTAAKTAKKAEVDASSEDVPWDDAS